In a genomic window of Methanosarcina horonobensis HB-1 = JCM 15518:
- the cdhC gene encoding CO dehydrogenase/CO-methylating acetyl-CoA synthase complex subunit beta, whose protein sequence is MAEFPFEISPMFEGERVRKEGMFVELGGPKSIGLELVRAADMDAIEDDKVTIVGPDLKQLEEGKTYPWAMVFNIGGELVEPDLESVVERRVHDFINYCQGIMHLNQRYDVWMRVSKDTAAKMDSFEPFGKAVMMLFKTELPFIEKMQVTFYTDEEEVKKQLEAAKEIFKARDARTKDLHDEDVDVFYGCTLCQSFAPTNVCVVSPDRVSLCGAINWFDGRAAAKVDPEGPQFEIAKGDLIDAEKGEYSGVNDIAKKLSAGEFDKIKLHSFFDAPHTSCGCFEVVGFYIPEVDGIGWVNREYQGMAPNGIGFSTMAGQTGGGKQIVGFLGIGINYFYSPKFIQADGGWNRVVWLPSMLKEKIDETIPADLKDKIATEKDATDIQSLKAFLEEKGHPVVATWAAAEEEEEEEEEEEEVAVAAAPMMMPAAGFQMPAMPMMSGGSAGGIKLTFKNAKITIDRMIISEKKEKK, encoded by the coding sequence ATGGCAGAATTCCCATTTGAGATTTCCCCAATGTTTGAAGGAGAAAGAGTAAGGAAAGAAGGAATGTTCGTAGAGCTCGGTGGCCCCAAGTCTATCGGTCTGGAACTTGTCCGTGCAGCAGATATGGATGCAATCGAGGACGACAAAGTAACAATTGTCGGGCCAGACCTCAAGCAGCTCGAAGAAGGAAAGACCTACCCATGGGCAATGGTCTTTAACATTGGCGGAGAACTTGTCGAGCCTGACCTCGAATCTGTCGTAGAAAGGCGTGTCCACGACTTCATCAACTACTGCCAGGGCATTATGCACCTGAACCAGAGGTACGATGTATGGATGAGAGTTTCAAAGGACACAGCTGCAAAGATGGACTCCTTTGAGCCCTTCGGAAAAGCCGTTATGATGCTTTTCAAGACAGAACTGCCCTTTATCGAGAAGATGCAGGTGACATTCTACACCGATGAAGAAGAAGTAAAGAAGCAGCTCGAAGCTGCAAAGGAGATTTTCAAGGCAAGAGACGCAAGGACAAAAGACCTGCATGACGAAGATGTTGATGTCTTCTACGGGTGCACTCTCTGTCAGTCCTTTGCTCCGACCAACGTTTGCGTGGTATCTCCTGACAGAGTCTCACTCTGTGGTGCAATCAACTGGTTCGACGGCCGTGCAGCAGCAAAAGTCGACCCGGAAGGTCCGCAGTTTGAAATTGCCAAGGGTGACCTTATTGATGCCGAGAAGGGTGAATATTCCGGTGTGAACGATATTGCTAAGAAACTCTCTGCCGGTGAATTCGATAAGATCAAACTCCACTCCTTCTTCGATGCACCTCACACATCCTGCGGCTGCTTCGAAGTAGTCGGGTTCTATATCCCTGAAGTCGACGGTATCGGCTGGGTTAACAGAGAATACCAGGGAATGGCACCAAACGGTATCGGCTTCTCTACAATGGCCGGTCAGACCGGTGGCGGAAAGCAGATAGTAGGTTTCCTCGGTATTGGTATCAACTATTTCTACTCCCCGAAGTTCATCCAGGCTGACGGTGGCTGGAACAGAGTTGTCTGGCTCCCCTCGATGCTCAAGGAGAAGATTGATGAGACCATCCCTGCTGACCTCAAAGACAAGATCGCAACCGAGAAAGATGCAACTGACATCCAGTCCCTGAAAGCCTTCCTCGAGGAGAAGGGCCACCCGGTAGTTGCCACCTGGGCAGCAGCCGAAGAGGAAGAGGAAGAAGAGGAAGAGGAAGAGGAAGTAGCTGTTGCAGCAGCTCCGATGATGATGCCTGCAGCTGGCTTCCAGATGCCTGCAATGCCGATGATGTCCGGAGGTTCAGCTGGTGGAATAAAGCTGACCTTCAAGAACGCAAAGATCACAATTGACAGGATGATCATAAGCGAGAAGAAGGAAAAGAAGTAA
- a CDS encoding TIGR00288 family NYN domain-containing protein, whose amino-acid sequence MKPVKSGLDSISRYLRTKKEVGRRKIGLLVDGPNILRKEFDVNLEEIRDVLKDYGNIKIGRVFLNQYASDKLVEAIENHGLEPIICSSDVDVRLAVEGMELVYNPNIDTLAIVTRDADFKPLLNKANEHGKETIIFGVEPGFSTALKNSADYVILMDKNHMSGYDDEVDKEKLDTSEFEEYQEDEYEESVEKT is encoded by the coding sequence ATGAAGCCTGTAAAAAGCGGACTTGATTCCATTTCTAGATACCTCCGTACGAAGAAAGAAGTCGGCAGGAGGAAAATAGGACTTCTGGTAGATGGACCGAACATCCTCAGAAAAGAGTTTGATGTAAACCTTGAGGAGATACGGGACGTTCTGAAGGACTACGGGAATATCAAGATCGGACGCGTTTTCCTGAACCAGTATGCTTCGGACAAACTTGTCGAGGCTATTGAAAACCATGGACTTGAACCCATCATCTGTTCCAGTGATGTGGATGTACGCCTCGCAGTAGAGGGTATGGAACTTGTTTACAATCCCAATATAGATACCCTTGCAATTGTAACCCGCGATGCGGATTTCAAGCCTCTCCTGAACAAAGCAAACGAACACGGGAAAGAGACTATTATCTTCGGGGTTGAGCCCGGATTTTCCACGGCACTCAAGAACTCTGCGGATTATGTCATTCTCATGGACAAAAACCACATGAGCGGTTATGATGACGAAGTCGATAAGGAAAAACTTGATACCTCGGAGTTCGAGGAGTATCAGGAAGATGAATATGAAGAATCTGTGGAAAAGACCTGA
- a CDS encoding ATP-binding protein: MTKVIAITGKGGTGKTAVAALLIRYLSKKGKFILAVDADADTNLPETLGAENVKTIGDAKEFLQAEITKPRPDNPDMNKESVLKSKVYEIIEEMPGYDLLVMGRPEGSGCYCYVNNLLRGIMDKLIVNYDIVIIDAEAGLEHFSRKIIRDIDDLIVVTDASRRGFRTAERIHELVSELDSNVGRIHVIANKVTDTNREELVKLAGDLKLSLLGTIPLDPKIEEMDIKGIPLFEIPDDSVAAKEIEKIVQKLGF; encoded by the coding sequence GTGACAAAAGTAATTGCAATAACGGGAAAAGGTGGGACAGGTAAAACAGCAGTAGCGGCTCTTCTGATCCGCTACCTTTCAAAAAAAGGGAAGTTCATACTGGCAGTTGATGCAGATGCAGATACTAATCTGCCCGAAACCCTTGGTGCTGAGAACGTAAAAACAATCGGGGACGCAAAGGAGTTTTTACAAGCAGAAATTACCAAACCAAGGCCTGACAACCCCGATATGAATAAAGAGTCAGTACTAAAAAGTAAGGTCTACGAGATCATAGAGGAGATGCCGGGATACGACCTGCTGGTAATGGGCAGGCCCGAAGGTTCAGGCTGCTACTGCTACGTAAACAACCTCCTCCGCGGCATAATGGACAAACTGATCGTGAACTATGATATAGTTATCATTGATGCGGAGGCCGGGCTTGAGCATTTCAGCCGGAAGATTATCCGGGATATTGATGACCTTATTGTTGTAACTGACGCCTCACGCAGGGGATTCCGAACTGCCGAAAGAATTCATGAACTTGTGAGTGAACTGGATTCAAATGTTGGCAGAATTCACGTTATTGCAAACAAAGTTACAGATACTAACCGGGAAGAGCTCGTTAAACTGGCCGGCGACCTGAAACTTAGCCTGTTAGGTACGATTCCTCTCGACCCTAAAATCGAGGAAATGGACATAAAAGGTATACCTCTCTTCGAAATCCCGGACGATTCGGTTGCTGCAAAAGAAATTGAAAAAATTGTACAAAAACTGGGGTTCTGA
- a CDS encoding ACT domain-containing protein produces MENKVIKQISLFAENKPGRLASVANKLKSAGINIRAFTIAESGDFGIIRMVVDRSDYAHRVLHEAGFTVSETSVLGIEMEDVPGSMSKIAEVFGEANINLDYAYAFVTRDQKALLIVRVNEIEKAIKTLEESNIKLIGMKELEKI; encoded by the coding sequence ATGGAAAACAAAGTGATAAAACAAATTTCCCTTTTTGCGGAAAACAAACCTGGCAGACTTGCAAGCGTGGCAAATAAATTGAAGAGTGCCGGCATAAACATAAGAGCGTTTACCATTGCCGAGTCAGGAGACTTCGGGATCATTCGTATGGTTGTGGACAGGTCGGATTATGCTCACCGCGTGCTCCATGAAGCCGGGTTCACAGTCTCGGAAACCAGTGTTCTGGGTATTGAAATGGAAGACGTCCCCGGCAGCATGTCAAAGATTGCGGAAGTTTTCGGAGAAGCGAATATTAACCTTGATTACGCCTATGCTTTTGTTACCAGGGATCAGAAAGCCCTTCTTATTGTTCGGGTAAACGAAATAGAGAAGGCAATAAAAACACTGGAAGAGAGCAATATAAAGCTAATTGGCATGAAAGAACTTGAAAAGATCTGA
- the cdhB gene encoding CO dehydrogenase/acetyl-CoA synthase complex subunit epsilon, which produces MVDTTKNTKLFTSYGVTTAKATTPEIAAKLISKAKRPLLVVGTKVLDPELLDRAVKIAQKANIPIAATGSSMPGFVGKDVNAKYINLHQLGFYVTDPAWPGLDGNGTYDTIIVLGHIKYYVNQVLSGTKNFSSVKSIAIDRSYIQNATMSFGNLSKADHYAALDELIEAL; this is translated from the coding sequence ATGGTAGACACTACCAAGAACACCAAACTCTTTACCAGCTACGGAGTGACAACTGCCAAAGCAACCACCCCTGAGATAGCAGCCAAGCTAATTTCAAAGGCAAAGAGGCCGCTTCTTGTGGTAGGGACCAAAGTCCTTGACCCGGAACTCCTGGACAGGGCAGTAAAGATTGCACAGAAAGCAAACATTCCAATTGCAGCTACCGGAAGTTCTATGCCCGGCTTTGTGGGCAAGGACGTGAATGCCAAGTACATCAACCTTCACCAGCTGGGTTTCTACGTAACAGATCCTGCCTGGCCAGGACTTGACGGCAACGGGACATATGACACAATCATAGTCCTGGGGCACATAAAATACTACGTCAACCAGGTACTGTCCGGAACAAAGAACTTTTCCAGTGTAAAATCAATCGCAATTGACAGAAGCTACATCCAGAACGCAACAATGTCTTTCGGGAACCTTAGCAAGGCAGATCACTATGCTGCACTGGATGAATTAATTGAGGCATTATAA
- a CDS encoding rhomboid family intramembrane serine protease, with protein sequence MFNRDTPYESRSRMADRIKSSVSASPSMAIISLCVISFFLEMVPGIGPLYINAFQFDPDSLFTRPWTLVTYIFLHTGLWHLFFNMIVLYFFGTALERRVGNKQLLGIFFTAGVLSAIGYTFLSRPIFGIFPGPMVGASGAIYGVFAALTVLEPNLRVYVYFIPMRLKHALLLFAIFDFLMVNSSDMIAHTAHLSGLFVGLYMGFRMKKIHEKYMRTRYPGRW encoded by the coding sequence ATGTTTAATCGCGATACACCATATGAGTCCAGAAGCAGAATGGCTGATAGAATCAAAAGTTCTGTCTCTGCAAGTCCGTCAATGGCAATCATTTCTCTATGTGTAATTTCTTTCTTTCTGGAAATGGTTCCTGGCATAGGACCTCTCTATATAAACGCTTTTCAATTTGACCCGGATTCTCTCTTTACAAGACCCTGGACGCTTGTCACATACATTTTCCTGCACACCGGATTATGGCATCTTTTTTTTAATATGATTGTCCTGTACTTTTTCGGGACTGCACTCGAGCGAAGGGTGGGAAATAAGCAGCTTCTCGGAATCTTCTTTACTGCAGGAGTTCTATCTGCAATAGGGTATACTTTCTTAAGCCGGCCTATTTTCGGGATATTCCCCGGTCCTATGGTTGGAGCAAGCGGAGCTATTTACGGAGTCTTTGCAGCTCTTACCGTACTTGAGCCGAATCTCAGGGTATATGTTTACTTTATCCCAATGCGTCTAAAGCATGCTTTACTGCTCTTTGCTATTTTTGATTTTCTGATGGTCAACTCGTCAGATATGATAGCTCATACTGCCCATCTAAGCGGGCTCTTTGTCGGGCTGTATATGGGTTTCCGTATGAAGAAAATACATGAGAAGTACATGAGAACAAGGTATCCCGGCAGGTGGTGA
- the cdhA gene encoding CO dehydrogenase/acetyl-CoA synthase complex subunit alpha: protein MSKLTTGSFSIEDLESVQITINNIVGAAKEAAEEKAKELGPMGPTAYAGLASYRSWNLLLLDRYEPVLTPMCDQCCYCTYGPCDLSGNKRGACGIDMAGHTGREFFLRVITGTACHAAHGRHLLDHVIEVFGEDLPLNLGESNVLTPNVTICTGLSPKTLGECRAPMEYVEEQLTQLLATIHAGQESAEIDYDSKALFSGSLDHVGMEVSDIAQVSAYDYPKADPEAPLIEVGMGSIDKSKPLIVAIGHNVAGVTYIMDYMEENNLTDKMEIAGLCCTSFDMTRYKEADRRAPYAKIVGSLAKELKVIRSGMPDVIVTDEQCVRGDVLAESMKLKIPVIASNEKIMMGLPDRTDADVDSIVEELKSGAIPGCVMLDYDKLGELVPKIAQTMAPIRDAEGITAIPSDEEFKTYVEKCAKCGECLLACPEELDIPEALESAAKGSYEYLETLHDLCIGCRRCEQVCKKEIPILNVLEKAAQKAISEEKGLVRAGRGQVSDAEIRKEGLNLVMGTTPGIIAIIGCPNYPAGTKDVYNIAEEFLKRNYLLAVSGCSAMDIGMYKDEDGKTLYERFPGTFSGGGLINTGSCVSNAHISGAAEKVAGIFAGRVLAGNLAEIADYTLNRVGACGLAWGAYSQKAAAIGTGCNIYGIPAVLGPHSSKYRRALIAKNYDESKWKVFDGRDGSEMNIPPAPEFLLTTAESWQEAIPMMAKACIRPSDNNMGRAIKLTHWMELSKKYLGVEPEDWWKFVRNEADLPLAKREELLKRLESEHGWEIDWKRKKIISGPKIKFDVSAQPTNLKRLCKGA from the coding sequence ATGAGCAAACTAACTACCGGGAGTTTTTCTATAGAAGATCTTGAATCCGTTCAGATCACTATTAACAACATTGTAGGGGCAGCAAAGGAGGCTGCTGAAGAAAAAGCAAAAGAGTTAGGCCCGATGGGTCCCACTGCTTACGCAGGCTTGGCATCCTACCGAAGCTGGAATCTGCTTCTTCTTGACCGCTACGAGCCTGTTCTGACCCCTATGTGTGACCAGTGCTGCTACTGTACCTACGGACCATGTGACCTTTCAGGAAACAAGAGAGGTGCCTGCGGTATTGACATGGCAGGACACACGGGTAGGGAATTCTTCCTCCGTGTAATTACAGGTACTGCCTGTCACGCTGCCCACGGCCGTCACCTGCTTGACCATGTAATAGAAGTCTTTGGCGAAGATCTCCCACTCAACCTTGGAGAATCAAATGTCCTGACCCCTAACGTCACAATCTGCACCGGACTCAGTCCAAAGACCCTCGGAGAATGCAGGGCTCCAATGGAGTATGTTGAAGAACAGCTCACCCAGCTCCTTGCAACCATCCACGCAGGCCAGGAAAGCGCAGAGATTGACTATGATTCAAAAGCCCTCTTCAGCGGCAGTCTTGACCACGTTGGTATGGAAGTCTCCGATATCGCCCAGGTCTCAGCATATGACTACCCGAAAGCTGACCCCGAAGCCCCCCTCATTGAAGTTGGTATGGGATCCATTGACAAGTCCAAGCCCCTTATAGTTGCAATCGGGCACAACGTAGCCGGTGTAACCTACATCATGGACTACATGGAAGAAAACAACCTGACCGACAAGATGGAAATTGCAGGGCTTTGCTGTACCTCGTTCGACATGACAAGGTACAAGGAAGCTGACAGGAGAGCTCCATACGCAAAGATCGTAGGGTCACTGGCTAAGGAACTGAAGGTAATCCGCTCCGGCATGCCTGATGTCATTGTTACCGACGAACAGTGTGTCCGTGGTGACGTCTTAGCCGAATCTATGAAACTCAAGATCCCTGTGATCGCTTCCAACGAAAAGATTATGATGGGATTGCCGGACCGCACAGATGCCGATGTGGATTCAATAGTCGAGGAGCTCAAATCCGGAGCAATTCCGGGTTGTGTAATGCTTGACTATGACAAACTTGGAGAACTCGTCCCGAAGATTGCCCAGACAATGGCTCCAATCCGCGATGCAGAAGGCATCACAGCAATTCCGAGTGATGAGGAATTCAAGACATACGTCGAAAAGTGTGCAAAGTGTGGAGAATGCCTGCTTGCATGTCCAGAAGAGCTCGACATCCCCGAAGCCCTGGAATCCGCAGCCAAGGGAAGCTACGAGTACCTTGAAACCCTTCACGATCTCTGTATCGGGTGCCGCCGCTGCGAACAGGTCTGTAAGAAGGAAATCCCAATCCTGAACGTGCTCGAGAAGGCTGCACAGAAGGCCATCAGCGAAGAGAAAGGATTGGTCAGAGCCGGCAGAGGACAGGTAAGTGACGCGGAAATCAGGAAAGAAGGCCTGAACCTCGTTATGGGAACTACCCCAGGTATCATCGCAATTATCGGATGTCCGAACTACCCAGCCGGTACCAAAGATGTCTACAACATTGCCGAAGAGTTCCTGAAGAGAAACTATCTCCTCGCAGTAAGCGGGTGTTCCGCAATGGACATCGGTATGTACAAGGATGAGGACGGCAAGACCCTTTACGAGAGGTTCCCGGGTACATTCTCAGGTGGTGGACTGATTAACACAGGTTCCTGCGTGTCCAACGCACACATCAGTGGAGCTGCTGAGAAAGTTGCCGGTATCTTCGCAGGCAGAGTCCTTGCAGGAAACCTGGCAGAAATTGCAGACTACACACTTAACCGTGTTGGTGCATGCGGACTTGCCTGGGGTGCATACTCACAGAAGGCAGCTGCAATCGGTACCGGATGTAATATATACGGTATTCCTGCAGTGCTCGGCCCGCACAGCTCCAAGTACAGGAGAGCTCTGATTGCCAAGAACTATGACGAGTCCAAGTGGAAAGTATTCGATGGCAGAGACGGCTCAGAGATGAACATCCCACCAGCACCTGAATTCCTCCTGACCACAGCAGAGAGCTGGCAGGAAGCAATCCCGATGATGGCAAAGGCATGCATCCGCCCATCTGACAACAACATGGGAAGAGCCATAAAGCTGACCCACTGGATGGAGCTTTCAAAGAAGTACCTCGGTGTAGAGCCAGAAGACTGGTGGAAGTTCGTCAGGAACGAAGCCGACCTCCCGCTTGCCAAGCGTGAAGAGCTCCTGAAGAGGCTCGAATCAGAGCACGGCTGGGAAATTGACTGGAAGAGGAAGAAGATCATCTCCGGCCCGAAGATTAAATTCGACGTCTCAGCACAGCCAACTAACCTCAAGAGACTTTGCAAGGGGGCCTGA
- a CDS encoding methanogenesis marker 12 protein, translated as MAFIGVDHGTTAMRFALIEGEKVLTFELGRAEAAAMSEKEILSSIEKEFGIKVEDIDLIALTYSMGDGFSEIKDVRKLEGRGLQSMEGAGKKTGGGTRVFDAVRNSGVPAVAIPGLHVRSKVDPRMKVFSHLTSPEKLGIAYHIRCLGYEDFVVSDISSNTVTLAVASGKVIGAIDACIFAPGVHHGPLDLQAIRDVDDRLQTANQAFIEAGTLKMTPYKDREELLDAAEKGEEPALLALDTIALFAAMEIASMQLLLKDYGVTGTVFLAGSVGEVEYVRKKICKHLGQDCLSLGKWHAAIGCAEIARDVFAGEKQILGVDVDYP; from the coding sequence TTGGCATTCATAGGAGTTGACCACGGAACAACAGCAATGCGTTTTGCGCTTATTGAGGGTGAAAAGGTTCTTACCTTTGAACTCGGAAGGGCTGAAGCTGCTGCAATGTCAGAAAAAGAAATCCTGTCATCTATTGAAAAAGAGTTTGGAATCAAAGTAGAAGATATCGATTTGATTGCTCTGACCTACTCTATGGGAGACGGCTTTTCCGAGATCAAAGATGTGAGGAAACTTGAAGGAAGAGGACTCCAGAGTATGGAAGGTGCAGGAAAAAAGACAGGAGGAGGCACAAGAGTCTTTGATGCAGTCAGAAATTCCGGAGTTCCGGCAGTAGCAATTCCTGGCCTTCACGTTAGAAGTAAGGTAGACCCAAGAATGAAAGTCTTTTCCCACCTCACAAGCCCGGAAAAACTGGGGATTGCATATCATATCCGGTGCCTGGGCTACGAAGACTTCGTGGTTTCCGATATCAGTTCCAATACCGTGACCCTTGCAGTTGCTTCGGGTAAAGTAATCGGGGCAATAGACGCCTGCATTTTTGCTCCTGGAGTTCACCACGGACCTCTTGACCTGCAGGCTATCAGAGACGTTGATGACAGGCTCCAGACAGCAAATCAGGCTTTCATAGAAGCAGGGACCCTGAAAATGACTCCATATAAAGACAGGGAAGAACTTCTCGATGCAGCCGAAAAAGGGGAAGAGCCTGCCCTGCTTGCTCTTGATACCATAGCCCTTTTTGCAGCTATGGAAATCGCTTCAATGCAACTTCTCCTTAAAGATTATGGGGTTACCGGAACGGTTTTTCTTGCAGGTTCGGTAGGTGAAGTAGAGTATGTACGGAAAAAAATCTGCAAACACCTGGGTCAGGACTGCCTCAGCCTCGGGAAATGGCATGCTGCAATTGGCTGTGCCGAAATAGCCAGGGATGTTTTTGCCGGAGAAAAACAGATTCTCGGGGTAGATGTCGATTATCCGTGA
- a CDS encoding DUF2103 domain-containing protein, with product MTENKDSLQENAQTSSKNKLGGTHTTIIGGRAGKKLVKLVSQHPEIKKVIPSVISVKGVAGGKLAGKVLRADARGNLRLLLSEGRSFQEVRLVTTVGTAEEGDRIMNELNEILKTAL from the coding sequence ATGACAGAGAATAAGGATAGCTTACAGGAAAACGCTCAAACTTCTTCAAAGAATAAACTTGGTGGAACTCATACTACAATCATTGGGGGAAGAGCTGGAAAAAAACTAGTAAAGCTTGTAAGCCAGCACCCTGAAATAAAAAAAGTAATTCCATCCGTAATTTCCGTAAAAGGTGTAGCAGGGGGAAAACTTGCTGGAAAAGTCCTGCGAGCTGACGCCAGGGGAAACCTCAGGCTATTACTCTCTGAAGGCAGAAGTTTTCAGGAAGTAAGACTGGTGACAACGGTTGGTACCGCTGAGGAGGGGGACAGAATCATGAACGAACTGAATGAGATATTAAAAACTGCCCTCTGA
- the cdhD gene encoding CO dehydrogenase/acetyl-CoA synthase subunit delta, with protein MAKKMKLSDITSMFAGMDVEALEGVTIEGDIEIDLGGLGGGFDPMLAAALGQESAILAQHFARLAGMFGYPVGIGAPAAAPAVSPALAAPKLKDLIPAKFDVANIAEWTTQIQEVPIGNTSADGGSRGKRVVVGGEKALPFFPDAPMPNRNQVTIDVFDMRIGLAKAVKENYDEVMDSPGEWAKKNVEKFNADMITIHLISTDPLIKDTPAKEAAKTVEEVLQAVDVPIAIGGSGNPQKDPEVLARAAEVAEGERCLLASASLNLDYAAIAEAAIKYDHDVLSWTQLDMNAQKELNRKLMKQCNVPRDRIIMDPTTAALGYGLDYAYTNMERIRLAALMGDDELTFPMSSGTTNAWGARESWMVSSPLKEDSDWGPREYRGPIWEIVTGLSLAIAGNDLFMMMHPTSVAVLKQITQTLFGMIDTEQVDIAKWIGAEV; from the coding sequence ATGGCAAAGAAAATGAAGTTATCAGATATAACAAGCATGTTCGCGGGAATGGATGTAGAAGCCCTCGAAGGTGTGACTATTGAAGGGGACATTGAGATTGATCTCGGTGGACTCGGAGGCGGCTTTGACCCGATGCTTGCCGCAGCTCTAGGGCAGGAGAGTGCAATACTTGCCCAGCACTTTGCAAGACTTGCAGGCATGTTTGGCTACCCTGTTGGCATTGGTGCACCTGCAGCTGCTCCTGCAGTTTCCCCGGCTCTGGCAGCCCCGAAACTCAAAGATCTCATTCCTGCAAAGTTTGATGTTGCTAACATAGCAGAATGGACAACTCAGATCCAGGAAGTACCCATAGGCAACACCTCTGCAGACGGCGGAAGCCGTGGAAAGAGAGTAGTGGTGGGTGGAGAAAAAGCCCTTCCGTTCTTCCCAGACGCCCCGATGCCGAACAGGAACCAGGTCACTATCGACGTGTTCGACATGAGGATCGGACTTGCAAAGGCTGTCAAGGAGAACTATGATGAAGTCATGGACAGCCCGGGAGAATGGGCAAAAAAGAACGTTGAGAAGTTCAACGCAGACATGATTACCATCCACCTGATCTCAACCGACCCGCTTATTAAAGACACTCCTGCAAAAGAAGCAGCAAAGACAGTAGAAGAAGTTCTGCAGGCTGTTGATGTGCCAATAGCAATTGGTGGATCAGGAAACCCACAGAAAGACCCCGAAGTCCTCGCAAGAGCAGCAGAAGTTGCAGAAGGCGAGCGCTGTCTCCTTGCATCTGCAAGCCTGAACCTGGACTATGCAGCAATTGCAGAAGCAGCAATAAAGTACGACCACGACGTCCTTTCCTGGACCCAGCTGGACATGAATGCCCAGAAGGAGCTTAACAGGAAGCTCATGAAGCAGTGCAACGTCCCAAGGGACAGGATCATCATGGACCCGACCACTGCTGCCCTCGGATACGGTCTGGACTACGCTTACACCAACATGGAGCGCATAAGACTTGCAGCACTCATGGGTGACGATGAACTGACATTCCCGATGTCTTCAGGTACCACAAATGCATGGGGTGCCCGTGAGTCCTGGATGGTCAGCTCACCGCTTAAGGAAGATTCTGACTGGGGCCCGAGAGAGTACAGAGGTCCTATCTGGGAAATCGTCACAGGTCTCTCACTTGCAATTGCAGGAAATGACCTCTTCATGATGATGCACCCAACATCGGTTGCTGTCCTGAAGCAGATCACTCAGACCCTCTTCGGTATGATCGACACCGAACAGGTTGACATTGCCAAATGGATCGGAGCGGAGGTGTAA